From the genome of Pseudomonadota bacterium:
CCGAAGGGGAAACGGGCATGTCCGAAGTCCCGCATTCATGCGGGGCAAGTTTGCCCGTTTAAGTGGAGCAAATCTCGGGTACCCGCTTGCGGGTGATGGTCGGGAATGGAGTGCGGAGTGTGAAGGGAATCTCCTTTCTGTAATTCAAAAGAAACATAAATAGAGTTGTAAAGGTATTGGACAGGACACTAGCATCCAGCATCAAGTATCGAGACTTATCTCGAAAATATGTTGTATCTTATGATTGCAAGGAGCGCTTTAATACCATCCTTCCAGGTAATCTTCTTCCCTTCCTTATAGCTTCTTCCGTAGTATGATATGAAAATTTCGTATATTCTCACACCTTTCTTTGCAACCTTTGCCGTTATCTCAGGTTCAAAACCAAATCTATTCGATTTGATTTCAATGCCATCAAATACCTCCCTTTTAAACACCTTATACCCTGTCTCCATATCAGAGAGATTCAAATCAGTAAATATATTCGACAGGAGCGTAATTAATTTGTTCCCCACGTAATGCCAGAAAAATAGTACCCTGTGAGGCCCGCCGAGAAACCTTGAACCATAAACCACATCAGCCTTTCCCTCGATAATCGGCTCAAGGAGCTTTGGATAGTCCCTCGGGTCATACTCAAGGTCTGCATCCTGTATGATAATAACGTCTCCTTTCGCAACCCGTAAACCGCTCCTTATCGCAGCGCCCTTGCCCATA
Proteins encoded in this window:
- a CDS encoding glycosyltransferase family 2 protein, with product GTLLEVIKKVEETPYDKEIIVIDDGSTDGTVEYLKGLKDDRVKAIFHEKNMGKGAAIRSGLRVAKGDVIIIQDADLEYDPRDYPKLLEPIIEGKADVVYGSRFLGGPHRVLFFWHYVGNKLITLLSNIFTDLNLSDMETGYKVFKREVFDGIEIKSNRFGFEPEITAKVAKKGVRIYEIFISYYGRSYKEGKKITWKDGIKALLAIIRYNIFSR